The following is a genomic window from Hypomesus transpacificus isolate Combined female chromosome 14, fHypTra1, whole genome shotgun sequence.
TGGGACCGATATGCAGGTGAATGGGACCGATGTGCAGGTGAATGGGACGGATGTGCAGGTGAATGAGGATAGGATATCCTCATAATAAAATACGGTTTGTTTGTCAAAACAATTCTGTTCACTGTTATTCTGTCCACATAGTGACTTCATGTGATGATGGCAAAATGCCATAGAGATGTTTGATTAGGAGTGATTAGTTAGCTGTGTTGGAAATCCTGTATTACAACTGAAATATTACATGTTTCAATACCAGTATCATTTGTGGAAAGTGATATTTTTTTCAAAGTGTGCCTCCGGTTTTTATTGcattgtactgtatatattcaaTATGCATAGATACATTGTATGAATTCATTTTCATAATATAAATTCAGACATACCAAACATATcgttgttaaacaaaaacagtacAGTTTTAATTTGTCTTTTTAAACAAACCTCATTTGTAATTATGCCACAATGTTTCTTCTTTGATATCTTACACACTTGCAAAACCTATTAATCTACAATTTTCTAGCATAGAACTCATTCAATATATTCAGTAACACCCTCAATCATTGTAGAAGCATTACGATATTTTTCATTGCATGATTTGGATGTTAATTACCTAAAGCTGTGTAACTATCTACAAATGTTTGAGTTCTTCAACATTTTCAGTTAAAACAGGTGATAAACTCTTGACTAAATGATGACTGAATTAGGTTTCATCGTTCCCTAGTAAAAGTAATATTTAAAAAGTTTACACCTTTAATCCAAAAAAGCAAAACAGAAACTACCCTGTGTGGTGACCAGACGTGACACACAggaaggacggggggggggggggacagtacAAGGTGGGTTGCTGTTTCAAGGAAGAGAAATCGCTCAAACGCAGAAGCGCTGGCTGAGTGTTTGGCAAAGGAGGGAAGATGTTGATTGTGCTGCTGAAGTAAGCCAGAGTTGACCCCTGCTGAGTCCTGGTCCAACCACTCACTCTAGTTCCTCTTTTTATCGCCTggaaaaagaaacacaaaaggTGTCAACTTCACAACGGCACTGGAACCAGAGGAAAAAATGGGGAAATAAGCGTGATATCCAACCCTAAGGTCGGTGTTTGATTCCCAGTCACTGGCAGGGTCACACGCCAAAGGACTGAATAATTAAAAGTAGGAAAATTCCTGATGGTCAACATAAAAATATGGATGACGTTCCCACTAGCATGTCTCAGCACATAGTCACACTTTTCCCCCAAACATTTCAGTTTTGACGGTAATGTAAGCAATGAGGACATGCGTCCACCGGGATGAGTACATGCGTCCACAGGGATGAGTACCTCTGGTCCTCTTGGGTTTGGCAGAGCAGGGTTTAGACACCTTCACTGTTGTCTCACACTGGGCGTTGAATAGGGCCTTCTTCAGAGTGCCAGACCTGCTCTTGGTCCCCACCTCGGTGTCGCACTCACCCCAGCTGGTGAACCTGTACTTGCAGTCGCCTGCAATCACAAAATCATTGTTGCTTTTGTGATTTCAATTTGTACGACAGTACGAATCTCTACGGATGATACAGTTCTCTGGTCAAGTTCCACTGCTTTCACGCCTCTTACTAATGTCTTTCTTCCAGTTGCAGGGGATTTTGCAGTCGATGTTCTTGGTCTGGTCCTTGCAGGTAGCCTCGCGGACGCCGTTTCCACAGTCTCCTGCTTCTGGGACACACTTCCCGTAGGTCCACTCACTGCACTCGCCCCCAGCCTTCCCCTCTTTACCGTTACCATGTTTACCTGGAAccagggaaacagagaggactGTTGTTACAAGAGCTTGTTGCTGTCACACGTTAGAAACAACAGGGGGGGTTATTTAGAAGGTGAACATGATTCCAACAGCACAGCTGACCTTTGTGACCTCTGTGTCCCTTGTCGGCTTCTGTGGTCACCATGACAGCCACAAGCAGGAAAAGTGTGATTGAGAAAATGCCACGCATTCTGTGAAGAAAAccacaaatatgtttttttccaaGTCTCGTATATCTGGGTCTTCTGGGGTTGTGCCCTAGTCAAGATCTCAAGGATCTCTTCATCTCCAGAAATCCCTGGAAGGATGTAGAAACGCTTAAGTACTAACCAGTGTTCTTGTCTAACCAGAGATACGAGTTTGTCCAGCAACGAAACTGTAAGGTACAGCTTCTCTAACTGCATGCCATACCCATCACAGCCAGATAAGATCACACCACGTTTCCATTACTACATTTCCTTATGGAAAATTTGCCATTGCACCCTGGTCGACATTTAATCAAAGTACTTATGTATTAAATATGTAACCTAATAAAAATAACCTGTGATTTAGTTTGGACCCAATTCTGTGTTTTGGCCAGAGCATTAGCGCCTGCTGCCATCATGGCTCTGTGTGAAACACTCCTGTCACCAGAGTAGGCTGACGTATTCGGAAATAGCTCCCATTTGTGTTGTTACTTtccacaaatctttttttcctGGTTGGATGCTGGAGTCGGTGAAACAGCAGTGCTTTAAGCATCATGAGACAAGGCCTCAATCAACATCATGAGACACGGCCTCAAGGCCTCAATCAACATCATGAGACACGGCCTCAAGGCCTCAATCAACATCATGAGACACGGCCTCAAGGCCTCAATCAACATCATGAGACACGGCCTCAAGGCCTCAATCAACATCATGAGACACGGCCTCAAGGCCTCAATCAACATCATGAGACACGGCCTCAAGGCCTCAATCAACATCATGAGACACGGCCTCAAGGCCTCAATCAACATCATGAGACACGGCCTCAAGGCCTCAATCAACATCATGAGACACGGCCTCAAGGCCTCAATCAACATCATGAGACACGGCCTCAATCAACATCATGAGACACGGCCTCAAGGCCTCAATCAACATCATGAGACACGGCCTCAAGGCCTCAATCAACATCATGAGACACGGCCTCAAGGCCTCAATCAACATCATGAGACAGGGCCTCAAGGCCTCAATCAACACTCAGAAGATCCTTCCCTCATTTAAGGGCCCCGGACACACCCTCAAAAAACGGAAGAAAATGTGTCAATGTGTCAATAACCCATaaatccaccccccctctctccatctctctcgttctgtctctctctcattgtgttGAAAAATTACAGACTCCCTCTTTCAGGCCTCCATTAAAACGAGGGGCTTCTTTCACAGATCAGCCAGCGGAGCAAATCCCAGTCCTCGGGCCGCTCCTAACTGTGGAGGGCTCCTCCGGCCCAGGGGGGGGCCTTTGTGTGAGAAAGAACGGTCTCTCAGCGGGCCCCTCTCTGTGCTCCAGCCATGCGGAGGAGAAGGCCAAGCATCGCCTCAAAGACGCTTTACACTCCCCCTCAAAGGAATACTGATTCATTGGCCCAAAACAAAGACCCTTCTTgcctgttttcatttctctcaaAAGCCCTAACACAGATCCCATGCCACATCTTAGAGAGCAGGGCCCTCTCTCGAGACCAGCTGAATATAAACTTATTTGCATAAGAAGACAATCAAGTCTTAAGACGAAGAAAATGAGTGTGATGCTGCCTATGGTAAAAGCGAGGGGCGTGGTCTACATTTAGAGAACTTCCTCATGAACCAGAGTTCACTATCCCTGAAAGACAAACTTCATGAAAATCCTTTACAGAGGATGTTGAAAGCAGATGTGTATAGACCTTAAGAACTGAACCGTTTTTCTGATCAACCAAACACTGTTTAGTTCAAAGAATAGTTTTTGCTGAGATGACGATGAGAGACGACAAGAAAACGACAAAAATAACATGAAATTATCCATTCTTGTACAGAAAGCTTCAGACCATATCGTAAGTTCTAGAGCCTCTAGACATACTATTCCTCACTCTCCAAAGACACATCGCCTGAAAGGACCTAACAATTGTGTGGTCTGACCAATAACCCCAAGAAGGTTGAATGAGAAGTGCAGAGAACACAAAAGGATAGAACTTTGTCACAGGAGGATGCCGCGAGAGGGTGGCTAGGGTGCATTCCATTCCTCTGGCTTCTTATTTCAACCATGACTAGCGTCCAAAACCTTTTAGTTTTTTAACAAATGTTGAACATGTCTCCCCGATATAGGCTAGTAAATCTTTACATGGAAAATTAGTATTTGATAGGCTACTGACGCAGTGTTGGTCCTGGTCCTGAGAGGAAAATGAGCTTTAACCCCCAAGGCTGTGTGCAAACAATGAGCTAGCCATTGCTACTTCCTACAGCGTCAGATGAATCTACACATTGACGGCTTTGACAGGGAGACAAAAGCGATGTGAAATCCTACCGCCTGTACACTGTCACAGGGCAGAACGATGCACCGTCTTTTGTTAAAATTTGTGTTTCCCAATAGGCTAGTTTCACTCTTTTAAGGCCAAACTAACTGAATCAATATTTCTAACAATTAGCCTACAAAATCTGTaacttaaaaaaaactgttacggAAACATCAAATAGCCTAGTCAAACACTCCTTTTGCCACTTAACAAATGCATTGGGGATATAGGCTACAAGGAAATACGGCCAAATAAATACATCAGCAGTATTCTCCACTCAACTGAACAGCTATGCTTTCAAATGTCTTTACATACTAACAAGTAGGCATAGTAACTGAGTCCGACCATTTAAAGTTTAAGATGAAAATCCCAGTCGTAAGTAATTAGAATGGTTGGGGTAAAACACAATTAGTAAAGCGCACTGGATTGTAATAGTTATAACTTGAGACAAACATTCATAACATATAGATACAATTTTACATTAAATAATACCTTTAAAAATACCATTGAATTTACAATTTGACAAAATAATATCTAAGAAAATGTCTCTAAAAGTACCATTGTATAGACCAAATTAATCTTACTTTAATGTAAAAGTGCGTACCTCAGTCGATTTATCGGTAGATTTGTGATGCTGTCTCGCTCTCAGACCACAGCTTGCGTCTATTAAGTCGACCTGCTTTTTCCTAAGCTACTTTTTGGGTTGGTCGCATATGAACAATGTTTAAATCAGCCACCCGATGACATCACGAACCCACGTGGCATTACTTTAATCCTCATAATCAGGCGCAAAACAAGAGGCTCTCAGGGTCATTTGCATAAAAGGCTTGTGATTATGATTTTAAGTCCTCCATAGAGCTTCTTCTATTGTTCTTCACAACTGAAGGTATCCAGCACatctgttgtgtttttgtttttgttacctCGCATTCTAAATACAATGTGATCCTCAAGATTGTCATTGGACATTCTGTAACTGCTCCTGTCTTTgaaatgcatttacagtagcctataacGTTTTTTGTTTACAATCTCAAAGAGACAGATGAATTTAACCGTTTATGAAAAACAATTTAACCGTTTATGAAAATCGTTTAATTTAGGGAACAATTTCTAATGATTTATCAATATAATATAAGCCTGCATTgggaaaaaaaaattatgatagAAGTTGATTGTTGACTTGTTAAAATTAAAACTCACTTCCACTGAACTGACTGAAAGATCATTCAGTTGACCTTAGTTAGGGAACAAAATAATGCAAAATCCTATAGCATACAGACAACTGGGGCGGTTGAGACATGCGCTATTTCTAGCTCCTTTTTCCTTGCGATGCGAACACGTCCAGGACCTGATCTCCATATCAATTCCTTCAATGGTCCGTCCACCCCACTGCCCTCTTTATAACAGAGCCACGGGTGAGATATTTATCCAGATTAATAACGTCCTTGAATCCCCACTTTATATACAATGAGCGGTCCACAAAGAGTTGCCTAATCCAGACCAAAACATCAATGCATGGCGCATGTATAGGCCAAGGCTCAGAGTTTGAGTCATTGGGTAAATACGGGTTTGTGTGCCGGTGACTGTATGACAATGTTGGCCTGACGTGTATAGCTCATTCCTCAACGTCTGGAAAGAAACCATTAGATTATGATCCGTCGGCACAGTTGACCATTCTGTCCAGGTTTGGAGTTATAGTGTTCGTGCTTGTTCTTGTTCTTAAATAATACTGTTTAGAAAAGAGCGCCTGATCAGAATCAGGTTTATTCGCCAAGTAAGTGTACAATAATGATTAATTtgctttggtgggcaggtgcatacaacaaacattacattttacatttacatttagtcatttagctgacactcttatccagagtaacttacagtaagtacagggacattccccttgaggtaagtagggtgaaggtgAACTAAGGTGATTGCCTTCTAAACAATTATAAACAATactgtacaatataaaataGAAGAGTGCAATAGGGCTGCTGCACTGTGCAATAGTGACTGGAGAGCATTTATGtaactgttattacactgttattacactatgtagttattacactgttgttacacggTTCTACACTGTTccacactgttattacactgttattacactgttagtacactgttattacactgttctACACTGTTATtatactgttgttacactgttgtaaactgttattttgttgtcatactgttgttacactgttgtacACTTATGTTATcatactgttgttacactgttgtacGCTGTTGTACActgttatgttgttattatactgttgttacactgttgtacactgttatgttgttattatactgttgttacactgttgtacactgttatgttgttattatactgttgttacactgttgttacactgttgtacacttatgttgttattatactgttgttacactgttgtatACTGttatgtcagaatcagaattggtgtttattcgccatgaaagtttgcacggacaaggaatttactttggcaggagagcctacccaggcagccatttttggTGCCATGTTGTTATtatactgttgttacactgttgtacACTGTAATGTTGTTATtatactgttgttacactgttgtacacttatgttgttattatactgttgttacactgttgtacactgttatgttgttattatactgttgttacactgttgtacACTGTTGTACActgttatgttgttattatactgttgttacactgttgtacactgttattacactgttgtacactgttatgttgttattatactgttgttacactgttgtacactgttattacactgttatgttgttattatactgttgttacactgtacAGGCAGAGTGGCTCTctgctttacatttagtcatttagcagacgctcttatccagagcgacttacagtaagtacagggacattcccccgaggcaagtagggtgaagtgccttgcccaaggacacaacataattttgcacggctggcaatcaaaccaacaaccttctgattcatagcccaactccctaaccgctcagccatctgacccccctctgCTACAGGCTTATGTGGACATTGTATTCATCCGACTCTTGTTTCCAGAGCAAAGTTCACACAGAGCTTCTAGAGAGCACAGCAGCAGATCATGGATCAGGAGTGTTTGTCCTGGTGTCCTCGGTGACTGCAGCAGCACCAAGACATGTCCAGGGACAAAACCACCTGATCTCATCATGACATCACTGAAGAGCTCATGGTGCAGGAGGTGTTCAGATGCCAAGTGTCTGGCCTCAGTGTTCAAATGTTATCCTTAACTAAACCAACAAATCATTTGTCAAATTTTCCTCAATTAATTCCCTAAAATGTTCTCTGCACCCTCCAAAAAAAGAATAACAGACAAAATATGTACAGGAAGATACCCTGACATTTCTTAAtactttcaacaacaaaaactatATTTTTCTTGTAGCCGTTTGTCAGCCATTGTTCGTGGGGGCAGCGCTTAATACCACCACCACCCAAAGTTGTCAGCTCCCTCCCCACGCTAAAATGGATCAGTCATGCGTGGCAGCCATTGTTATTCTGTTGCTGTTGGAGTCTGCAGCTGGGAAAAGTCACATGAAGGAAGTGGTCCCCTGCTGGGCTCCACAAAGTCGTCTCCTCTCCCAGCGCTGGAAAGACCAGGCGCAGAGCAGGGGACCCAACACTTCCACAAAGTCGTCTCCTCTCCCAGCGCTGGAAAGACCAGGCGCAGAGGGGACCCAACACTTCCACAAACAAGGAATGTATTCAAACTGCAACAGCCAGTGTTTGATGATCTCACTGGTTGATGTGTCCTTAATGTAGCGATGCAAGGAAAGGGAGCTTTTTGTGGTGTTAAATGTTATCAAATGCTCCAAAATAAAGTTTGACAGAAAGGTCAAATGAAACACGACAAGTCAATTTTACATGTTTATTTTTCTTCAAATACACAGTAACAAACAGGCTAGAAGACCAATATACAGTACAActaatatttttttcttttacaattgATACAGACCTGTCCTTAATTTTGGTTGCTCATCATAAGTACAAAACTTCACTGATGAAATCTCTATAATTACAAGGACTAGGTTTGGACAGAGCAGTCATTCAGACATCTGTTTTAGCACTCAGCACACTTTTTCAAATGCAAATTCTCTAACCCTGAATTGCACAGCAACTCAAAAACAAAGCATTGATAATACAGACAACTAATTGTTGTTATAGCCCCTTACAAAACTAAACCGAGCCAGTAATAGCAAGTAGTTTGATAAATATCCCTCTACATTTCACTAAGGTCAAGCAATGTTTTTAATAATACTTAAGTacaattttacacaaaaaagtAAACTGATGTTGGATACTTTAGGTTGCACACAATCTTTAAAACAGTGTTCACACAAGTTCCCCcacatttcaacacaaaatTATCATGTAAACTGACTAATATTTGAAAGACACTTAATTATGGAAATAACTGACAGTAGTTGTAACGATGGGCCATTAAAAACAGATTTtgtttgatacattttgttatACCACAAGATAAAAACCTGCTATGTAAAGGGTCACTTACTGAACTTTGGCATAACACATCTATCCCACCATATGTTCATATTCAcccacaatcaaatctgaaatcATTGGATTGCAATGGCAAGTGTAATAGTTAGTGCTAATAATTAAGTAATAATTATATTAATCTATTAAGGGATGAAAGGGACGATGGACTTTCTCCTTTTAATGGGTCATTGTTATTGCTAACTCATTTCACCCCTTCTCTTAAAAAAAGAATGAGATCTACATGAGAAACATTTAACAACTAAAGTAGGTCTGCAGTTGCAGGATTCATCATGGTGTAACAGAACAAATGGCAGGCATCGTTGCTTTGGCAGAAACAGGGATCACTTTCCATTGTCCAGCCAGCAAGGTCAGGATCTTGTTAACCATCCACGCTAAACCAGTGCATTTTCTACACCAAAGATCCCTTCCACGATGTTTATATGGAGGTATTTACAGTTTACATTGCCAAATTCACATTTGGAAAAATacattaaatttacattttatGTAACAAACAAAGACTGATTACAGAAAAATATTTCAAAGCTGTATATAAATATTTGGAAACTGTATAATGTAACGCCGTGACCAAAGGTCGAAGCCACAAAGAAACACAGCACTGAAGCAGGAAGCAGTGCAGCACTGAAGCAGGAAGCAGTGCAGCACTGAAGCAGGAAGCAGTGCAGCACTGAAGCAGGAAGCAGTGCAGCAATGAAGCAGGAATTAGTGCAGCACTGAAGCAGGAAGCAGTGCAGCACTGAAGCAGGAAGCAGTGCAGCACTGAAGCAGGAAGCAGTGCAGCACTGAAGCAGGAAGCAGTGCAGCACTGAAGCAGGAAGCAGTGCAGCACTGAAGCAGGAAGCAGTGCAGCACtgaagcaggaagcaggaagcagtGAAGATAAAACTGCTGTTTTGTTACACTCGGATGCTTGTGGTTTTCATTTGATCATAAGCAAATATGAAAGCTTATCATTATAAATAGTATAGTATTATCATAAATATCTCAAATTCAGTGATAAACATACTTTTAAAAGTTAAATATCCTGAACACTGTCCTTCGAGTAAATACATCCATAAGTCACTAAAATTCATAGGAAAATCTAGGAGCCGTCATCTCAAGCCCACACTTATGACAATAAAATCCTGCCTGCCTAGCTACTGAAGAACCACCTCGATCCCTTTCAATGACGCCATCCAAATCTCTACATTCCTTAAGATATTTTGTCATTGCATATTGGGAAGTCGATAAAAGCCACATTCAAATACGCTTATTCTAGCCGTGAAAAGAATCCCCCCAAACGTGTTTCCACGTGTGTCG
Proteins encoded in this region:
- the mdkb gene encoding midkine b, producing the protein MRGIFSITLFLLVAVMVTTEADKGHRGHKGKHGNGKEGKAGGECSEWTYGKCVPEAGDCGNGVREATCKDQTKNIDCKIPCNWKKDISDCKYRFTSWGECDTEVGTKSRSGTLKKALFNAQCETTVKVSKPCSAKPKRTRGDKKRN